A single window of Botrytis cinerea B05.10 chromosome 3, complete sequence DNA harbors:
- the Bcats1 gene encoding Bcats1: MSMVYAIGSNGSGQLGIGHKEDVSVPKPVLFEDDVPGGVQQIRAGGNHTLMLSTSGKLYCSGDSSNGACGLTPDSHSSHSTFRRVKLSDDSTINEAPVVLCAATWEASIIVQQDEDGHATKIYSFGTGNKGELGLGEFLFRSSNPQLIKDFPPTGLQVVDLATSVSHVVAVLSNGDVYGWGSGRKGQIGEPVGIMYAPRKIEGLNFNVVRAVCGREFTYLLAESSSGQHKILGSDKWNIRSSAPDKIVGWTDVGSTWGSILLLQANKALLCWGKNDHGQLAPSQLPPVLQIAIGSEHGLALTAEGEVCAWGWGEHGNCGPKTKDGDVKDTWNVVASSRYLPPGASISYIGTGCATSWICLNS; the protein is encoded by the coding sequence ATGTCCATGGTATACGCCATCGGCTCAAATGGCTCAGGACAACTTGGAATAGGCCATAAAGAAGATGTGTCAGTTCCAAAACCAGTTCTGTTCGAGGATGATGTACCTGGAGGAGTCCAGCAAATCAGAGCTGGAGGTAATCATACCCTCATGTTATCGACTTCAGGTAAATTATATTGCTCGGGCGATTCATCCAACGGAGCTTGTGGGCTCACTCCTGATTCGCACTCTTCCCATTCCACATTTCGACGCGTGAAACTTTCGGATGATTCCACAATCAATGAAGCACCAGTAGTTTTGTGTGCAGCAACTTGGGAAGCGTCCATCATCGTCCAgcaagatgaagatggtCATGCGACGAAGATTTATTCTTTTGGGACAGGAAATAAAGGGGAACTAGGCCTGGGAGAATTTTTGTTTCGATCATCTAATCCTCAGCTGATTAAGGATTTTCCACCAACTGGTTTGCAAGTCGTCGACCTTGCCACTTCTGTCAGTCATGTGGTGGCTGTTTTAAGTAATGGGGACGTTTATGGTTGGGGAAGTGGCCGAAAAGGACAAATTGGTGAACCTGTCGGCATTATGTATGCTCCTCGCAAGATTGAAGGTCTTAATTTCAATGTTGTTAGAGCTGTCTGCGGAAGGGAGTTCACATATCTTTTGGCGGAGTCCTCGAGTGGTCAACATAAAATTTTAGGATCTGATAAGTGGAACATTAGATCTTCAGCACCAGATAAAATAGTGGGTTGGACTGATGTTGGAAGTACATGGGGAAGTATTTTACTTCTACAAGCAAACAAAGCTCTTTTGTGTTGGGGAAAAAATGACCATGGGCAATTAGCCCCATCACAGTTACCGCCCGTGCTTCAGATTGCGATTGGCAGTGAGCATGGTCTGGCACTCACGGCAGAAGGCGAAGTATGTGCATGGGGATGGGGCGAGCACGGGAACTGCGGACCAAAAAcgaaagatggagatgtgaaGGATACCTGGAATGTGGTGGCATCCTCTAGGTATTTGCCACCGGGAGCAAGTATCTCATACATTGGCACTGGCTGCGCTACCAGCTGGATCTGCCTAAATTCATGA
- the Bcisa2 gene encoding Bcisa2 → MATHSLTRRCAGLTSTTPTSVVQGFIKTATTTRSFHQNTPRPVFDFLVPRLGTPLQSTYALKQNGILRNPVRCFSITRTRKATVTTFNPQKNDDGTEQKIEITSRAADRLQQLRKKENNPNLALRVEVQSGGCHGFQYVMSLCDLPANISRDLFSKNTVQEESSPALNTSSTDPNAMPTSSTPPKSNNPTTLDLREDDTVFSYISDQSHASVVMDVFSLDALKGSRIDYEIKLIGSEFKIVDNPAATSSCGCGTSFDIKF, encoded by the exons ATGGCGACTCATTCTCTTACACGTAGATGTGCTGGACTTACCTCTACAACTCCCACATCAGTAGTTCAAGGATTTATAAAGACCGCCACAACAACCCGGTCATTCCACCAAAACACCCCGCGTCCAGTCTTCGATTTTCTTGTTCCACGTCTGGGTACTCCCTTACAGTCGACATATGCTCTCAAGCAGAATGGAATATTGAGGAATCCCGTGAGATGTTTCTCGATCACTAGGACACGAAAAGCTACCGTCACAACATTCAATCCACAAAAGAATGATGATGGTACAGAACAGAAGATCGAAATCACATCGCGCGCTGCAGAT CGTTTGCAACAACTCCgcaagaaagagaacaatCCCAACCTTGCTCTTCGAGTCGAAGTTCAATCGGGGGGTTGCCATGGGTTCCAATATGTAATGTCGCTGTGCGACCTCCCCGCCAACATATCCCGAGATCTCTTTTCGAAGAATACTGTTCAAGAAGAATCTTCGCCTGCTCTGAACACCTCATCCACCGATCCAAATGCTATGCCTACGTCATCTACTCCCCCGAAATCAAATAATCCAACCACGTTGGATCTTCGCGAAGATGATACAGTATTCAGCTATATCAGTGATCAATCCCACGCTAGTGTAGTTATGGACGTGTTCAGTCTCGATGCCTTGAAGGGTAGCAGAATAGATTACGAAATCAAGTTGATCGGTTCCGAGTTCAAGATTGTTGATAACCCAGCCGCGACTAGCAGTTGTGGTTGTGGAACAAGCTTCGACATCaagttttga